A window of the Chloroflexus sp. Y-396-1 genome harbors these coding sequences:
- a CDS encoding FmdE family protein — protein sequence MSIDELIDSASLQAVVAPEPLADLLRRSSAMHRHLCPRQVLGARMGMYAGELLGLALPQTNKRLYTFVETDGCFADGVSVATGCWLGRRTMRLIDVGKVAATFVDTQTGQAVRIAPRPDVRELARGYAPNARSRWHAYLIAYQLMPLNELLNAQPVTLTVDLKAIISRNGLRAMCEQCGEEIINAREVIHDGKVLCRTCVGEGYYTTVDQVYTERHQPNQE from the coding sequence GTGTCAATTGATGAACTGATCGATTCTGCATCACTGCAAGCAGTTGTTGCGCCTGAACCACTGGCCGATCTGCTACGCCGCTCGTCGGCCATGCACCGTCATCTATGCCCTCGGCAAGTTCTCGGTGCACGGATGGGAATGTACGCCGGCGAACTGTTAGGTCTAGCATTACCTCAAACAAACAAACGGCTCTACACCTTCGTCGAAACCGATGGCTGTTTTGCCGATGGAGTCAGCGTTGCCACCGGTTGCTGGTTAGGACGACGCACAATGCGGCTGATTGACGTAGGCAAGGTTGCCGCAACATTCGTTGACACGCAAACCGGGCAGGCAGTACGCATTGCACCTCGCCCCGATGTGCGCGAATTGGCCCGTGGGTATGCTCCCAACGCACGGAGTCGTTGGCATGCGTACCTGATCGCCTATCAACTCATGCCGCTGAATGAACTCCTGAACGCCCAACCGGTCACCTTGACGGTTGATCTGAAAGCAATCATCAGCCGTAACGGACTACGAGCGATGTGTGAGCAGTGTGGTGAAGAGATTATCAACGCTCGTGAAGTCATACACGATGGGAAAGTGCTCTGTCGCACGTGCGTAGGGGAAGGGTATTATACAACGGTGGATCAGGTATACACCGAACGTCATCAGCCCAATCAAGAATAA